The genomic interval GGTGCTGGCCGGCAACGGCGTGGAGACGGTCGTGCAGGCCGGGCGCGGCTACACGCCGACGCCGGTGGTCTCGCACGCCGTCGTCGCGCACAATCGCGGGCGCCGGGACGGCCTGGCCGACGGCATCGTGATCACGCCGTCGCACAACCCGCCGGAGGACGGCGGCATCAAGTACGACCCGCCCAGCGGCGGGCCCGCCGACACCGGCACCACCCGGCGCATCGAGGAGCGCGCGAACGCCCTGGTCGCCGCGGGGCTCGCCGGCGTGCGCCGCCAGTCGTTCGCGCGAGCGCTGCGGGCGGCCACGACGCACGAGCGCGACTTCGTCCTGCCGTACGTCAACGACCTGGAGAGCATCGTCGACCTGCGGACCGTGGCGCGCGCGGGCCTGAAGATCGGCGCCGACCCGATGGGCGGCTCCGGCATCGCCTACTGGGACCCGATCGCCACGATCTACGGCCTCGACATCGAGGTGGTGAACCACGCGGTCGACCCGACGTTCGCGTTCATGCACGTCGACCACGACGGCAAGGTGCGCATGGACTGCTCCTCGCCCTACGCGATGGCGGGGCTCATCGGGCTGAAGGGACGCTTCGACGTCGCCTTCGGCAACGACCCGGACTACGACCGCCACGGGATCGTCACGCGCAGCGTCGGGCTGATGAAGCCGAACCACTACCTGGCGGTTGCGGTCTGGCACCTCTTCTCGCACCGGCCGCACTGGCCGGCGGCGGCCGCGGTCGGCAAGACGCTCGTCTCCAGCTCGATGATCGACCGCGTCGCCGCGCGCCTCGGCCGGCGCGTGGTGGAGACCCCCGTCGGCTTCAAGTGGTTCGTGAACGATCTGCTCTCGGGTTCCTGCGCCTTCGCCTGCGAGGAGAGCGCCGGCGGCATCTTCCTGCGCCGCGACGGCACGACGTGGGCCACCGACAAGGACGGCATCATCATGGACCTGCTCGCCGCGGAGATCACGGCCGTGCACGGCCGCGACCCGGGCGAGTGCTACCGCCGCATCGAGCAGGAACACGGGGGGGCGTGGTACGCGCGCGTGGACGCCCCCGCATCGCAGGCCCAGCGGGACGCGCTCGTGCGGCTGACGCCGGAGCAGGTGGCGGCCACGGAGCTCGCCGGCGACCCGATCGTCGCAAAGCTCACCCGCGCCCCCGGCAACGACGCGCCGATCGGCGGGCTCAAGGTGACGACCGCGCACGGCTGGTTCGCCGCGCGCCCCTCGGGTACGGAGGACATCTACAAGATCTACGCGGAGAGCTTCCGCGGCGAGGAGCACCTGCGCCGCATCCAGCAGGAGGCGCGGCAGATCGTGGCCGCGGCCTTCGCCGCCTCCGCCTCGGGCGCGGCTACCAGCGCGTGCGCATGATCTCCAGGCGCGAGAGCAGCA from bacterium carries:
- the pgm gene encoding phosphoglucomutase (alpha-D-glucose-1,6-bisphosphate-dependent) — its product is MSTSVDPHTHPLAGKPVPRELLVNVPRLVSAYYTRRPEPENPAERVSFGTSGHRGSSLRGSFNEAHVLAIAQAICELRAAERVTGPLFLGMDTHALSEPAFASVLEVLAGNGVETVVQAGRGYTPTPVVSHAVVAHNRGRRDGLADGIVITPSHNPPEDGGIKYDPPSGGPADTGTTRRIEERANALVAAGLAGVRRQSFARALRAATTHERDFVLPYVNDLESIVDLRTVARAGLKIGADPMGGSGIAYWDPIATIYGLDIEVVNHAVDPTFAFMHVDHDGKVRMDCSSPYAMAGLIGLKGRFDVAFGNDPDYDRHGIVTRSVGLMKPNHYLAVAVWHLFSHRPHWPAAAAVGKTLVSSSMIDRVAARLGRRVVETPVGFKWFVNDLLSGSCAFACEESAGGIFLRRDGTTWATDKDGIIMDLLAAEITAVHGRDPGECYRRIEQEHGGAWYARVDAPASQAQRDALVRLTPEQVAATELAGDPIVAKLTRAPGNDAPIGGLKVTTAHGWFAARPSGTEDIYKIYAESFRGEEHLRRIQQEARQIVAAAFAASASGAATSACA